Genomic window (Candidatus Methylomirabilota bacterium):
CGCCAGCCGCGCCAGCGCTCCGGCGAACGCGGCATCCGCCCCCGCCTTGGGTACGACGAACGCGAAGGGCTTGGTGAGCCCGCTCTCGTCCTCGGCGCCCACCACGCCCGCCTCGGCCACGTCGGGATGGGCGAGCAAGGCCGCCTCGACGTCCCCCGGCCCCACCCACATCCCGGCGACCTTGAAGAGGTCGTCTTCCCGCCCGCGATGGTGATAGAAACCCTCGGCGTCGCGGGCGTAGACGTCGCCGGTCCTGAACCACTCACCGACGAACGCGCGCCGCGACTGCTCCGCCCGGTTCCAGTAGAAGGGGCTGGCCGACGGCGTCTTCACATGCAGCACGCCCTCAGCGCCCTCGGCCACCTCGCGGCCGTCGCCGTCCAGGAGCCGGGCTTCGGTGCCGGGCACCGGCGTGCCCGACGAGCCGGCGCGGCTCTCACCTGGTCGATTCGACAGCACCATGAAGATCGTCTCCGTCGCGCCCATGCCCTCGAGGATCTCCAGACCGAAGCGCTCGCGCACCGCCCGGTAGACCTCCTCCGGCAGCCGCTCGCCGGCGGACACCGCGCAACGGAGGGAAGCGAACGTTGCCCGGGGCAGGTCGGAGCGCAGCAGGCGCGCGTAGAAGGTCGGCACCGAGAAGAAGAGCGTCGGGCGGAAGCGGGTCATCGCCGCGGCGACGATCGCCGGGTCCGGCCAGGCCGGATGCAAAAAAGTCTGGCCGCCGACGTAGAGCGGGATCAGCAGCCCGTTGCCGAGGGCATAGGCGAAGAACAGCTTGGAGGTCGCGAAGACGCGGTCCCCCGCCGTCGCCCGGAGGACGTGGAGCCCGTAGTGACGGCACGCCAGCAGGTCGCGGTGCAGATGCACCGCCGCCTTGGCCGCGCCGGTCGTCCCCGAGGTGTAGAGCCAGAAGGCCATGTCGTCGTCGCTCATCGGCTCGGGATCGAGCGCAGGCGCCCCGCCGCGCAGGAGATCCTCCGGCTCGATCACCTTCAGCCGTGGTAGCTCGGCGAGCGCCGGCCGGAGGGGCGCCACGAGCCCGGCGTCGCCGACGAGAACCTTCGCCCGGCTGTCGCGGAGCAGGGCGACCAAGTCGGCGGGGGCCAGACGCGTGTTGAGCGGCACCGCCACGGCGCCGATCCGGAGCGCGCCGAAGAAGGCGGCCGCCCACTCGACGCCGTCGGGCAGCAGCAGCGCCACGCGTTGCTCGGGCTCCACGCCGAGGGCGCGCAGCGCGTTGCCCGTCCGATTGACGGCGGTGAGAAGCTCGCCATACGTGCTCGTCGCGGACGGTGTGACGATTGCGGATCGGTCGCCCTGGCGGGCGGCCAGACGGTCGTCGAGGAAGGCGGTGACGGCGTTGGCCATCGACGTCACCGCCGCCAGCGGCTCGCCTTCCAGTCGAAGTTCTTCCAGAACTGGTCGATGCGGTCGATGATGCCGTGGAACTTGTGGCGGCCGTCGGCGTGCGCCGCCCACAACGCGTCCAGCGACTCGAACTGGGCCAGGTAGCCGAGCCCGTACTCGGCCGGCTCGGCCATGGCCATCTGGCCCGCCCGGAAGCGCCGGTAGCCCTCGCCGGGCGCGATCCAGAAGCCCTCCGACGTTTCCTCGGTGAACAGGCGCGGGGCCTGGTCGGCCGGCAACGGGCAGAGGAAGAAGCGTGCGCTGAAGCGGATCGGACTGGCCGTGGGCGTGATGAAGTGGGAGAGGTAGCGCAGTGGGCGCAGGTCGCAGGACCAGCTTTCCCGCGCGAGCAGCACCGCGAAGGGGGCCTCGTCGTCCATGACCGCCTTGCGCACGCGCTCGATGGCATCGGCGACGCGCGGCTGGCGGGCGTCGATCGGCCGCCCCTGCGCGTCGCAGGCCAGCAGGAGCCCGCTCTCCTCGAGCAGCTCGCGCACCGCCGTCACCCAGTACGCGAGCGCCGGCAGGTCGCCGCCGGGGAAGATCGTCTCGGCGGCCTCGGGGGACAGGCCGTAGCAGCACTCCAGGCTCTGCGGCGAGCCGTCGGAAGGATCCACCTTGCCGCCGGGAAACGCGTAGTAGCCGCCCAGGAACTTCATCCACTTCTGGCGCCGGATCATGTAGACCTCCAGCGGCTCGGGGGCGCCACGCGGCGTCGGCCGGACCAGGAGCACGGAGGCGGCCGGCTTGGGCTCGACCGGCGTCAGGGTAGTCATTTCGGACGCCTATAGAGGGTAGTCATTTCGGACGCCTATAGTAGGAGCCGCCGGCCGCGCCGGGGAGCGGGCAATCTCGAGCGCCGGCTTCGCCGGCGCAATCGAGCCCTGGGGGGAGGCCTCGGAGGGGGCCGTCGCGGCCCCCTCCGATCCTGAGCACGGAGGCGGCCGGCTTGGGCTCGACCGGCGTCGGGGCGCTCATCGCACCGCCAATATAGAGGTCGTTCGCCGCGCCGTGAAGTGGGGGCGTTTCGAGCGCGGGCTTTGCCCGCGCAATCGGAACCTGGGGGGAGGCATCGGAAGGGGGGCGAAGCCCCCCTTCCGAGTCTCGAAGCCCCCCTCCGAGTCTAGAGGTTGATGAGCTGGGCCACCCTCTCGCGGTGATGCGTGGCGTCGCCGAAGGTGAGCTCCGAGGACTTCGCCCGCTTGAAGTAGAGGTGCAGGTCGTGCTCCCAGGTGAAGCCGATGCCGCCGTGGAGCTGGATGCCGGCAGCGGCCACCTTGCGGTACGCGTCGGAGGCATAGGCCTTGGCCATCGAGGTGGCCAGCGCGGCCTCCGGCCCGTTCTCGTCCACCGCCCAGGCGGCGTAGTACGTCAGCGACTTGGCGTTCTCGACGTCCACCAGCATGTCGGCAGCCTTGTGCTTGACGCCCTGATAGGCGCCGATCGGCTTGCCGAAGGCGATGCGGATCTTCGCGTACTCGACGGTCATGTCGAGGA
Coding sequences:
- a CDS encoding benzoate-CoA ligase family protein, whose translation is MANAVTAFLDDRLAARQGDRSAIVTPSATSTYGELLTAVNRTGNALRALGVEPEQRVALLLPDGVEWAAAFFGALRIGAVAVPLNTRLAPADLVALLRDSRAKVLVGDAGLVAPLRPALAELPRLKVIEPEDLLRGGAPALDPEPMSDDDMAFWLYTSGTTGAAKAAVHLHRDLLACRHYGLHVLRATAGDRVFATSKLFFAYALGNGLLIPLYVGGQTFLHPAWPDPAIVAAAMTRFRPTLFFSVPTFYARLLRSDLPRATFASLRCAVSAGERLPEEVYRAVRERFGLEILEGMGATETIFMVLSNRPGESRAGSSGTPVPGTEARLLDGDGREVAEGAEGVLHVKTPSASPFYWNRAEQSRRAFVGEWFRTGDVYARDAEGFYHHRGREDDLFKVAGMWVGPGDVEAALLAHPDVAEAGVVGAEDESGLTKPFAFVVPKAGADAAFAGALARLAEEKLAPHQRPRRIFVVPELPRTATGKLQRFLLRARVR